The Candidatus Polarisedimenticolaceae bacterium nucleotide sequence ACGGCTCGAGCATCGCGGCGGTCCGCGCGCCGAGCGTGCCGTCGAGGAACACCTTGCGGGTGGTGACGGCGATCCACGGATCACCCGGCGGGAACCGTCGCCGCAGCGCCGCCGCTTCCTCCTCGTCGAGATCGAGGGGGAGCCACGCCTCGATGCGGCAGGTCAGCTCCCCCGCCTCGCGAAGCTCCGACCATGCGTCGAGGGAGAAGGGCTCGACGATGTCGACGACGCGATCGATTCCGACCGCCGCCAGCTGCTCGAGCCCGGAGCGAAGCGCCGCACCGCGCTCCTCGCGAGTCGGGGCGGGAAGCCGGCGCCGGAGCGCCTCGTAGTCCGCTTCTTCCACCAGGCGCGGCTCGCGGGCATCGGGGTGGCCGAGCGCGCGCAGTGCCGCGCCGTTGAGCCAGGCCGCGTGCCCGTCCCCGCGCGCGAACAGCGCAGGCTCGTCGGCGGGAAGGCGCAGGATCGCCTCGCGTGCGGCGCGGGCGCTCGACCATCCGAACCGCCGCGTGAAACCGCCCACCCGCGACGCCCGGTCGAGGAGACCGGCCGAGAGGTGGGTGTGGGCGTCGCGGAACCTCACGGCACGACGAGGCCCGGGACGTTGGGGTACTTGAGCCCCGATCCGGTGTTGAAGAGCACGACGCGTTCGTCGGGCCGGATCCACCCCGAGGCCGCGAGGCGACGCGCGGCGACGAGGGTCGCGCCCCCCTCCGGCGCC carries:
- a CDS encoding amidohydrolase family protein; the encoded protein is MRFRDAHTHLSAGLLDRASRVGGFTRRFGWSSARAAREAILRLPADEPALFARGDGHAAWLNGAALRALGHPDAREPRLVEEADYEALRRRLPAPTREERGAALRSGLEQLAAVGIDRVVDIVEPFSLDAWSELREAGELTCRIEAWLPLDLDEEEAAALRRRFPPGDPWIAVTTRKVFLDGTLGARTAAMLEPYADRGGRGELREEMGSILPRVRAAVACGWPVAFHAIGDAAVRLALDVAERVPEGRFRVEHAQIVDPADLPRFASLGVVASMQPAHLRLDEAILEPALGRRAAHAFPWTALARSGARLEFGSDWPVAPMDPRPGIEAAVAAGLDRRAAAAAYGSL